Proteins from a genomic interval of Lycium ferocissimum isolate CSIRO_LF1 chromosome 2, AGI_CSIRO_Lferr_CH_V1, whole genome shotgun sequence:
- the LOC132047196 gene encoding CASP-like protein 4A3, protein MDLNQTSATKQTLQSAMKNEQHLCLSDSDSTDSDTDRAIKYSSPARFHTSSDSDDSTNSQTHKSTNTNSTTTVNKDSTKVSSPPLESPARSLISSDSDDFTKYESVKASKTNSTTTAVVHTTVNRDSTKVSTPPVEYPARSLIPSDSTTATVTARTTVNGDSTKVYSPPVESPARSSISSDQISLPHECLTLEDNNYKHFAAPTRSPPEIPPEPEIPAVVVKKSMKEEQPLALVKADLFVGDDADSVKEGGDSRRKIRPPLPVLRKAKMDDEMVKKVALGFRIFGFLFCLVSFSVLAADRNKGWALDSFERYMEFRYCMSMNVIGFVYSGAQAFDLAYQSATGKNIVQHHLRYIFDFALDQVVTYLLISASSSAATRIDDWQSNWGKDKFPDMASVSVAMSFLAFAALAFSSLISGYVLCNSR, encoded by the exons ATGGATTTGAATCAAACCAGTGCTACTAAGCAGACTTTGCAAAGTGCCATGAAGAACGAACAACACCTTTGCCTGTCCGATTCAGATTCTACCGATTCTGATACAGATAGAGCTATCAAATACTCTTCTCCAGCTCGTTTCCATACTAGCTCCGATTCAGATGATTCCACCAATTCCCAAACACATAAATCTACAAATACCAATTCCACTACTACCGTTAATAAAGATTCTACTAAAGTATCTTCGCCACCGTTGGAATCTCCGGCGAGGTCATTAATTTCCTCCGACTCAGATGATTTTACTAAGTACGAATCAGTTAAAGCTAGTAAGACTAATTCTACTACTACTGCTGTTGTTCATACTACTGTTAATAGAGATTCTACTAAGGTATCTACGCCGCCAGTGGAATATCCGGCGAGGTCGTTGATTCCCTCCGATTCTACAACTGCTACTGTTACTGCTCGTACTACTGTTAATGGAGATTCTACTAAGGTATATTCGCCGCCGGTGGAATCTCCGGCGAGGTCATCTATTTCCTCCGATCAAATATCTCTTCCTCACGAGTGCTTAACTCTAGAGGATAATAATTATAAGCATTTTGCTGCTCCGACGAGGAGTCCACCGGAAATACCACCGGAACCGGAGATTCCAGCGGTGGTAGTGAAGAAGTCTATGAAGGAGGAACAACCACTGGCTTTAGTGAAAGCGGATCTGTTTGTCGGAGATGATGCAGATAGTGTCAAGGAAGGTGGCGACAGTCGCCGGAAAATAAGGCCACCGTTGCCAGTTTTAAGAAAAGCAAAAATGGATGATGAGATGGTAAAGAAAGTGGCTTTAGGTTTTAggatttttgggtttttgttttgtttggtttCCTTTTCTGTATTGGCTGCTGATAGGAATAAGGGTTGGGCTCTGGACTCTTTTGAACGTTACATGGAGTTCAG GTACTGTATGTCAATGAATGTCATAGGATTTGTGTATTCGGGAGCTCAGGCATTTGATTTGGCCTACCAATCTGCGACGGGCAAGAACATCGTGCAGCACCATTTGCGCTACATTTTTGATTTTGCCCTTGATCAG GTGGTAACATATCTTCTGATATCAGCATCATCTTCAGCTGCCACTCGCATTGACGATTGGCAGTCAAATTGGGGGAAGGACAAGTTTCCTGATATGGCAAGTGTCTCCGTAGCAATGTCCTTCCTTGCATTTGCGGCTTTGGCCTTCAGCTCCCTCATATCTGGCTATGTACTATGCAACTCCAGATGA